The following is a genomic window from Bacteroidia bacterium.
AAAGACGAATGCGGATCCTTCTCCGCAGTGGCGGAGTGCCCGTGAACGTCAGTGCATCTTCCAAACATATTGCTGCGGGCACTTCGCTGCTCATGACATCATCCGGACGGTACTTGTGAAGAGTGCAAAAGCATGGACGTTGGCCCTTCGACTCCGTGTCCGTATAAACCCTGTGCCTCTTCCTTGTGATCTTACCGCGGACACTACGCTCAGGGTGACGGGGTTTGATTAGACCGCTTCAAACTCAATGTCACACTCGACATAAACCGGAGCAGTGCGAAGGTTACCTGACTCAGGATGACGATGTTGTAATCCTAAATTATCCATTGTCCATTATCAATTATGCATTATCCATTGTCCATTATCCGCAACACCCTCCTTCTCCTTGCCCTCCTCGCCTCCACGGCACTCTCGCAGCCGCTGGAGCTGCGCATTCATTCTATTGATGCGGGGGCACTGCCGCAGATGCGGCTGAAGGTTGCGGTGACGCGCGGAGGTGTGGCGCTGACGCAACCGGGTCGTGCGGTGTTTTCGCTGCTCGACAACGGACAGCCGATGCAGATCGACGTCGATTGTCCCGACAGCTCGATAATGAACAACGTGGCGCTGGTGCTGGACAACTCGGGAAGTCTTGGCGGTCTGGCTTTCGACAGTCTCAAGGCGGGCACGCATTCGGTAGTGGACAGCCTCCGCGACAACGACGCCACTGCGATGTACAATTTCAGCAACGGTGGCCAACGTGTGCTGGATTTCACGACGGACAAAGCCATACTTCATTCCACCGTAAGCGCGATGACCCTCGGTGGGAATACGCCGCTGTACCAGACTATCGACATGGCGTTGCGAGACCTCGACGCGCGTGTCGGGAGGAAGTATTGCATCGTCTTCACCGACGGCGTGGACAATGCATCGAGCGTGCTATGGAGCGATCTCATTCCGAGGGCGCAAGCGGCGGGCATACGCGTGTATATTATCGGTTTCGGCAACACGGAGCTTTCCGACGACATCCTCTCCACCATCGCACGCGACACCGGCGGACGCTACTGGCGCATTTTCGCACCGGCACTTATCGCCGGCATTCTGCGCAGCATCGCTTCGGAAATCGCCTCGCCGTACTGCACCATCAATTACGAAGCCACCGGCTGCGCGGACAGCCTGCGCATCCTGAACCTCTCCGCCACACTGGACGGACAGAGTGCCGCGACGGACACGGCCTACGTCTCACCTTTCCGCGCGGATACGCTCTACGCGAGCGTCGTCGCTCCCGACCGCATCTTGCCCGGTGATCGCGCGCTGGTGTACATCGCGCTGCAGCCGGGATTGCACACCGGGCTCGAACTCAGCTTCCGCTTCCTGCTGCGCTACGATCCCGCGCTGCTCAGCGCCACACCGCCGACGGCCATCACCGTCGGCACCATCACGCAAAACACCGCCGCCCGCGTGCGTCAGCTCCGGCCCGGCGTGCTGCAATTCTCGGCCGAATTCGCAGTGCCCGGCATGTCGCAGGGGAATCTCATCGGTATACAACTGCGGCATGCGGTGGGCGACAGCAGTCGTCCTGTGGTACTCACGCTCGACAGCCTCACGCTTACCGCCGGTTGTCCCACGACGGTGATTCTCATATCCGACACCATGGAAGTCTGTCAATGCGAGCAAAGCTTCATTGCCAACATGCATGGCATTGCCATCGCGACCCACGGTGAAGAGGTCACGGTTCCACTCGCAATTCCACTTCCAGGCTCAAGCGTGCCCGTGCTGCTGCGCACATGGCTGCATTATGCTGCCACGGCGCTCCGTTTCTCCGGTGTAGACGATGCGGCGGGCGAGGGTTGGGACGCACAGATTGACGAGGCGAATGGGAGGTTGCGGATCGATCTCTACACACGCAGCAATGCCGACTCGCTGCTGCCGCGGCTTCGCTTCCTTGCTCATGGAGAGAAAAAGCCCATGAGAACCTTTGTCGGCGTAGACAGCATGAAGCTTTACGCGGACTGCTGCTACAATACCGGTTCGTCCGGGCAATGGGTGTGGGTTGACGGACGCTGCGAATTCCTCGTACGGCGCAAAGCGGTTGCCACCATTGTTTCGACATATCCAAACCCTGCATACGATATGCTGCATGTCGCAACGAGCATCACTTCCACCGAGACTGCGCCTGCCCTGCTCGAGCTCTTCGACGCTCGCGGGCAGCTCGTCAGGAGCGTGCATCTGTCAACGGAAATATCGGAGCGCATAACCAGCCTCGGTGTGCAGGATCTGCCTCCGGGACGCTATACCATTCGCCTCTCAACCGCAGCTTCAATCAGCGCGAGGACGGTGATGGTAGTGCGGTAGCCGCAAGACTTCGCCAGGTCAGTCCGGGCATGCCGGGTATGCCCCGCCAACGCGACGCGTGTAAGCGCGTGGCCGGGCAACTGCCACGTTAGGTCAAAGCAGGCACATTTGACCTTGTCCCATTATTTTCCGATATTCTCGTCAGGATTCGCCATCTACACCTACCATTACCGGAGGATGTCCATGAAGCTCACCTACGCAGTACTTTTAATTCTGTGCCTCGGCGGCTGCGCTGCAAACACCGATACGGGCATGAACGGTAGCTCCGCCCGCGAAAGGGATGTCAACGGTAACACTGCCGCCACTGCGGACATTGCCAGACCCGCGTTGTTCGACAAACCTCTCCCGTGGCCCGTTTCAAGCGGAAGCGTGGTGAAGCAATTCGGCGATCAAATCAATCCGGTATTGGGCACCGTCACCCACAATCCGGGCATCGACATCTCGGTACCCGTGGGTTCGCCCGTCATGTCCGTCGCGCCTGGCAAAGTATCCCTGATTGAATCCATCCCGGGCTATGGCAACATTGTGATACTCGAGCATGACAATGCGGTGTTCTCGGTGTACGCGCATCTTTCCGAAATCAGCTTGACGAAGGGAGATGCAGTGGCCGCGCAACAGGTCATTGCCATGAGCGGCGAGAGCATCGACGGTCCCGGCCTGCATTTCGAATTGTGGCATCAGCGGCAAAAACAAAATCCCCTGCTGCTACTTGAACAACGATAATCTGATTGACGATGTACGAGTGACGATTTGAGGATTGCCTCATGGCAACCTCAACATAAGAAAAAGGGGTCTGTAACAGACCCCTTTACCCTTTACTCTTTACCCTTCACTCTTAACTCTTCACCATCCTCCCGCATCGCATTTCTCACACGGGATCGCTACCTTATAGAGTATTTCAACACCAAGGAGCAATCAGTGGCAGCAAAGAATGGAGATATGGTCAGCGTGCATTATACAGGGACGCTGGCGGACGGGACGGTGTTCGACAGTTCGCGCGATCGCGATCCTCTGTCCTTCACCATCGGGGCGGGGCAGGTCATCGCCGGCTTCAACAGCGCGGTGGAAGGCATGGAAATCGGCGACGTGCGGACGGTGAGTATTCCCGCGAAGGACGCCTATGGCGAGTATCGGGACGAATGGGCCATCAATGTCAAGCCGACCGACATTCCCCCGGAGATTCAGCCCGAAGTGGGGATGGATCTCGAGATGCATCAATCCGACGGCGGGAGCATCCCTGTTCGCGTGACGAGTGTGAGTGAAGAATCCGTGACACTCGACGCAAATCATCCCCTCGCCGGTATGGATCTCACATTCGAGATAGAACTGGTATCGGTGGACTGACCGGTCGAACTGAAGCATTTGCGCCCCGCATTGCCGCAAGCGATGCGGGGCGCTGCGGTTTCAGGGCAACGGATCAGGTGGTCACAATTTTTGGGATTGTACAGACAGATAGCCTGCACGATATTGCACAGCGCTACCCATTACTCCACAAGGGACGGGAAGCGGAACGGGGACTGTATCACACACAGGGACAGGAATCATGCTTACCCATTTCACACACAGCCTTGTCGCCCTATTCGTACTCTTCGGCTGCTCTCCGCTGAACGGGCAGGACGGCGTATCATGGCTGCAGACAGAGGCCCCTTTCGGTGTACACAGCAGTGCATTCGTGCAACTGCACGGGGGGCAGCACAGCGGCCGCAGCTTCGGTCTCACCAATGTCTTGTCCGTAGACCTCACGGAGCAGCTACGCTTTGAAGGGGCGATACTTCTCGACGGCAGACACATGAACGCAACGAATGAGCTGAGCATGCACTCCGCCCTCGCTGCGGGCTTGCGTGTGCGGCTCCTTGCCGAGCCGATGTTCATACTCCCCGTCCATGCCGGATGGAGCTCCGCCATCAGCTATCCTTCAGCTGCCGACGTGCAGCACCGGCAAACGCTGCTCTACGCCGGGATACGTCCGGCGTGGCGGTTTTTGGACAATGCTGAGATCGTCGGTACGGCCGGCATTCTTTGGCTACCCCGGAGTGGTACGACGCAGACCAATACGAGCATCGGCATTCGTATCGCCTCGTTCTTCACCTTCTCCATTGATCTGACCTCTGTCGTCGAAGGAGAACGCCGACAAAATCTTCCCGCGCTGATCCTCCGTTGATTACAAAGGCACCGCTACGGCGGTGCGCAACTTCACATCACATTAATAAACTAGGGAGTCTTCATGAAGACCATGCCTTCATTCATCCGCCGCGTCCCGGCAATGCTGCCCGCGCTCTCCGTGGTCCTGGTAATCGCGTTGATTGCCGTGGCCTGCAGCAAAGACGATGAGTCCACCGCAGTGTCCCCCGGCCGCAGCAGCGCAGTGGTCGACCCATCCGTCGTTGTGTACGGAGTGACAAACTACAGCAATCCTTTCGAATCCGTCGGGTTGCGGCACAACGACATCGTCCACGCCGGCTTGACCGGCTTGCTGGCAAGCGATACGGTCTCGTCTACCGCGATGGTGGAACGTATGATCGAGCGTACACGCGAATGGGTTGCCTTCTCCAGTTATGATGCGGCGCTTTCCGACGCCTGCATTGACCAGGGTATCGCGCGCGATCCGGCGAAGGATTATCGCGCCGTTTTGGCCGGCTTGAACAATCCGGAATACACAGAACGCGAGAACCGCTTCCTCCGGAAGCTGGGGAAGGTGCTTGCA
Proteins encoded in this region:
- a CDS encoding peptidylprolyl isomerase, whose protein sequence is MAAKNGDMVSVHYTGTLADGTVFDSSRDRDPLSFTIGAGQVIAGFNSAVEGMEIGDVRTVSIPAKDAYGEYRDEWAINVKPTDIPPEIQPEVGMDLEMHQSDGGSIPVRVTSVSEESVTLDANHPLAGMDLTFEIELVSVD
- a CDS encoding M23 family metallopeptidase, with the translated sequence MKLTYAVLLILCLGGCAANTDTGMNGSSARERDVNGNTAATADIARPALFDKPLPWPVSSGSVVKQFGDQINPVLGTVTHNPGIDISVPVGSPVMSVAPGKVSLIESIPGYGNIVILEHDNAVFSVYAHLSEISLTKGDAVAAQQVIAMSGESIDGPGLHFELWHQRQKQNPLLLLEQR
- a CDS encoding VWA domain-containing protein, with protein sequence MHYPLSIIRNTLLLLALLASTALSQPLELRIHSIDAGALPQMRLKVAVTRGGVALTQPGRAVFSLLDNGQPMQIDVDCPDSSIMNNVALVLDNSGSLGGLAFDSLKAGTHSVVDSLRDNDATAMYNFSNGGQRVLDFTTDKAILHSTVSAMTLGGNTPLYQTIDMALRDLDARVGRKYCIVFTDGVDNASSVLWSDLIPRAQAAGIRVYIIGFGNTELSDDILSTIARDTGGRYWRIFAPALIAGILRSIASEIASPYCTINYEATGCADSLRILNLSATLDGQSAATDTAYVSPFRADTLYASVVAPDRILPGDRALVYIALQPGLHTGLELSFRFLLRYDPALLSATPPTAITVGTITQNTAARVRQLRPGVLQFSAEFAVPGMSQGNLIGIQLRHAVGDSSRPVVLTLDSLTLTAGCPTTVILISDTMEVCQCEQSFIANMHGIAIATHGEEVTVPLAIPLPGSSVPVLLRTWLHYAATALRFSGVDDAAGEGWDAQIDEANGRLRIDLYTRSNADSLLPRLRFLAHGEKKPMRTFVGVDSMKLYADCCYNTGSSGQWVWVDGRCEFLVRRKAVATIVSTYPNPAYDMLHVATSITSTETAPALLELFDARGQLVRSVHLSTEISERITSLGVQDLPPGRYTIRLSTAASISARTVMVVR